One Scyliorhinus canicula chromosome 12, sScyCan1.1, whole genome shotgun sequence genomic region harbors:
- the LOC119974739 gene encoding claudin-4-like: protein MASMGLQILGIALSVFGWLGAIITCVLPMWRVTAFIGNNIVVAQIIWEGLWMNCIVQSTGQMQCKVYDSLLALSQDLQASRALTVIAIVVGILGILSSIVGGKCTNCIEDEATKAKVTIVSGIIFILAGVLTLIPVSWSANTIIKDFYNPLVTDAQRRELGASLYIGWGTSGLLILGGALLCCSCPPKDENNYSAKYSAARSTAASKNYV, encoded by the coding sequence ATGGCATCAATGGGACTCCAGATTCTGGGCATCGCCCTGAGTGTATTCGGCTGGCTGGGCGCCATCATAACCTGCGTCCTGCCCATGTGGAGAGTGACCGCTTTCATCGGAAACAACATCGTGGTGGCGCAGATCATTTGGGAAGGTCTCTGGATGAACTGCATCGTTCAGAGCACTGGGCAGATGCAATGTAAGGTGTACGACTCCCTGTTAGCCCTCTCCCaagatctgcaggcttccagagcTCTAACCGTTATTGCCATCGTGGTGGGGATCCTGGGCATCCTCAGCTCCATTGTTGGAGGTAAATGCACCAACTGTATAGAAGATGAGGCGACCAAAGCCAAAGTCACAATCGTATCAGGAATTATCTTCATCCTGGCTGGAGTTTTGACCCTgatcccagtgtcctggtcagcaAACACCATCATCAAGGATTTCTACAACCCGCTGGTGACGGACGCCCAGAGGAGAGAACTTGGAGCTTCTTTGTACATCGGTTGGGGCACCTCGGGTCTGCTGATCCTCGGAGGGGCTCTGCTCTGCTGTTCCTGCCCTCCTAAAGATGAAAATAACTACTCTGCAAAGTATTCCGCGGCGAGATCTACAGCTGCAAGCAAGAACTATGTGTAA